Proteins from one Epinephelus moara isolate mb chromosome 1, YSFRI_EMoa_1.0, whole genome shotgun sequence genomic window:
- the fshb gene encoding follitropin subunit beta, with the protein MQLVVMAAVLALAGAGPGCHSDCHLTSISIPVESCGRTEYIYTTICEGQCYHKDPVYIGPDDWAEQKVCNGDWTYEVKHFQGCPVGVTYPVARNCKCTACNAGNTYCGRFPGDISSCLSF; encoded by the exons ATGCAGCTGGTTGTCATGGCAGCAGTGCTGGCACTGGCGGGGGCGGGGCCGGGCTGCCACTCCGACTGTCATCTGACCAGCATCAGCATCCCTGTGGAGAGCTGCGGCCGCACCGAGTACATCTACACCACCATATGTGAAGGACAGTGTTACCACAAG GATCCGGTCTACATCGGCCCTGATGACTGGGCTGAACAGAAAGTCTGCAACGGGGACTGGACCTATGAGGTGAAACACTTCCAAGGATGTCCAGTGGGCGTCACCTACCCTGTGGCCAGAAACTGCAAGTGCACGGCGTGTAACGCAGGAAACACGTACTGCGGGCGCTTTCCTGGAGACATATCCAGCTGTCTGTCCTTTTAA